Proteins from a single region of Sinorhizobium alkalisoli:
- a CDS encoding RDD family protein yields MSMHDQELRLPSQDWRAYQGVLSRRVFAFILDYVIVALLWIPAAVVVFFIGILTLGLGFFLYPILFALVAMLYFGLTVGGRDQASPGMKVMGVAIARTDGRPMDFLTAIVHLAIFWIANALLTPLILLLGLFTDRGRLLHDLLIGTVVVRRDMY; encoded by the coding sequence ATGAGCATGCACGACCAAGAACTCCGACTTCCGAGCCAGGATTGGCGCGCCTATCAGGGCGTCCTGTCGCGCCGGGTGTTTGCCTTCATCCTCGATTACGTTATTGTCGCGCTTCTCTGGATCCCGGCGGCGGTGGTCGTTTTCTTCATCGGCATCCTTACGCTCGGCCTCGGCTTTTTCCTCTATCCGATTCTGTTTGCGCTGGTGGCGATGCTCTATTTCGGGCTCACCGTCGGCGGACGCGATCAGGCATCGCCGGGGATGAAAGTCATGGGCGTGGCAATCGCCCGCACCGACGGGCGGCCGATGGATTTCCTGACGGCCATCGTGCACCTGGCTATCTTCTGGATCGCCAATGCACTGCTGACGCCGCTCATCCTGCTGCTCGGCCTCTTCACTGATCGCGGGAGGCTGCTGCACGACCTTCTGATCGGCACCGTCGTCGTCCGGCGCGACATGTACTGA
- the hemB gene encoding porphobilinogen synthase — MNGSTNLVDRITGHRRMRRNRKADWTRRLVQENRLTVDDLIWPIFIVPGNGIVDPIEAMPGVNRMSVDKAVEAAKEAADLGIPAIATFPNIDVALRDETGSHSLAPDNLINQATRAIKKAVPHIGVITDVALDPFTSHGHDGILRDGEIVNDETVEAIARAAVIQANAGSDIIAPSDMMDGRIGAIREALDASGHQTVGIMSYATKFASAFYGPYREAIGTGGLLKGDKKTYYIDPANGTEAIRDAALDVEEGADMLMVKPGLAYLDICWRMKEAFGLPVFAYQVSGEYTQVKAAAANGWIDGERVMLETLLAFKRAGCDGILTYFAVEAAKLLQNP, encoded by the coding sequence ATGAACGGCAGTACAAATCTTGTGGACAGGATAACCGGACACCGCCGCATGCGCCGCAACCGCAAGGCGGACTGGACGCGTCGGCTGGTCCAGGAAAACCGCCTCACCGTCGACGACCTGATCTGGCCCATCTTCATTGTCCCCGGCAATGGCATCGTCGACCCGATCGAAGCGATGCCAGGTGTCAACCGCATGAGCGTCGACAAGGCGGTCGAGGCGGCAAAGGAGGCGGCCGATCTCGGCATTCCAGCCATCGCCACCTTCCCCAATATCGACGTGGCGCTGCGCGACGAGACCGGCTCGCACAGCCTCGCGCCCGACAACCTCATCAACCAGGCGACCCGAGCGATCAAGAAAGCAGTTCCCCATATCGGCGTCATCACCGACGTGGCGCTTGACCCCTTCACCAGTCACGGCCACGACGGCATCCTGCGCGACGGCGAGATCGTCAATGACGAGACGGTGGAGGCGATTGCCAGGGCGGCAGTGATCCAGGCGAATGCCGGCTCCGACATCATCGCTCCTTCCGACATGATGGACGGGCGGATCGGCGCAATCCGCGAAGCGCTTGATGCGAGCGGTCACCAGACTGTCGGCATCATGTCCTATGCGACGAAATTCGCCTCCGCCTTCTATGGCCCCTATCGCGAGGCGATCGGCACCGGCGGACTGCTCAAGGGCGACAAGAAGACTTACTATATCGACCCGGCCAACGGCACCGAGGCAATTCGCGATGCCGCACTCGACGTCGAAGAAGGCGCCGACATGCTGATGGTGAAGCCCGGACTGGCCTATCTCGACATCTGCTGGCGAATGAAGGAGGCCTTCGGCCTGCCCGTCTTCGCCTATCAGGTGTCGGGCGAATACACGCAGGTCAAGGCGGCCGCCGCCAATGGCTGGATCGACGGCGAACGGGTGATGCTCGAAACCTTGCTTGCCTTCAAGCGGGCGGGCTGCGACGGCATCCTCACCTATTTTGCCGTCGAGGCGGCAAAGCTCCTTCAAAATCCCTGA
- the ribD gene encoding bifunctional diaminohydroxyphosphoribosylaminopyrimidine deaminase/5-amino-6-(5-phosphoribosylamino)uracil reductase RibD codes for MSEPIHEDERFMAAALRLARHNLGLTSTNPSVGCVIVKDGAIVGRAATAPGGRPHAETQALAEAGERARGATAYVTLEPCSHHGKTPPCADALVAAGVARVVVCILDPDERVAGRGVVRLREAGIDVDLGILGEAGERVLEGYLMRQRNKRPHVILKLAVSSDGMIGKEGEGQVRITGAISRAQVQVLRAETDAILVGVGTASADDPELTVRLAGLEERSPIRIVLDRRLELPIESKLVRTARDIPLIVVAGGADIPSPRPRGEGPRRADEGPGGSDSPLSSGLTRGPALSPHAGRGGDYANRRAALEAAGVEVLCTDTISDLLTALASRGISSLLVEGGARAARDFFDADLIDRILLFTGPAAIGESGIRSPFERTSVPPRFTLRRIARYGDDIFEEYERDTGCSQA; via the coding sequence ATGAGCGAGCCGATACATGAAGACGAGAGATTCATGGCTGCGGCGTTGCGTCTCGCCCGGCATAATCTCGGTCTCACCTCTACCAATCCTTCCGTCGGCTGCGTGATCGTCAAGGATGGGGCGATCGTCGGTCGCGCCGCGACGGCGCCGGGCGGCCGCCCGCATGCCGAGACGCAGGCGCTTGCCGAGGCCGGTGAAAGGGCGAGGGGGGCAACGGCCTATGTCACCCTCGAACCCTGTTCGCATCACGGCAAAACGCCGCCCTGTGCCGACGCGCTCGTTGCCGCGGGCGTGGCCCGTGTGGTCGTGTGCATTCTCGACCCCGATGAGCGCGTAGCCGGACGCGGCGTGGTGAGGCTGCGCGAGGCTGGCATCGATGTCGATCTCGGCATTCTCGGCGAGGCCGGCGAGCGCGTGCTGGAGGGCTACCTCATGCGTCAGCGCAACAAACGCCCGCACGTGATTCTGAAACTTGCCGTTTCCTCCGACGGCATGATCGGCAAGGAAGGGGAGGGGCAGGTCAGGATCACCGGCGCGATCTCCCGTGCGCAGGTACAGGTCCTGCGGGCCGAAACCGACGCGATCCTTGTCGGCGTCGGCACGGCCAGTGCCGATGATCCGGAACTGACGGTGCGGCTCGCCGGCCTCGAGGAACGCTCCCCCATTCGCATCGTGCTCGACCGCCGCCTGGAACTGCCGATCGAGTCGAAATTGGTGCGCACGGCGCGCGACATTCCGCTGATAGTCGTGGCGGGCGGCGCGGATATTCCTTCTCCCCGCCCGCGGGGAGAAGGTCCCAGAAGGGCGGATGAGGGGCCAGGCGGCAGCGATTCGCCCCTCTCCTCGGGTTTAACCCGAGGACCGGCCCTCTCCCCGCACGCGGGGAGAGGGGGCGACTACGCTAACCGCCGTGCAGCCCTTGAGGCCGCCGGCGTCGAGGTCCTGTGCACGGACACAATCTCCGACCTTTTGACGGCACTCGCGTCGCGCGGCATCTCTTCGCTCCTGGTCGAGGGCGGCGCCCGTGCCGCCCGCGACTTTTTTGATGCGGATCTCATCGACCGCATCCTGCTGTTCACCGGTCCGGCAGCCATTGGCGAGAGCGGCATCAGATCCCCATTTGAACGGACGTCCGTTCCGCCCCGCTTCACACTCCGGCGCATCGCGCGCTACGGTGACGACATTTTCGAGGAATACGAGAGAGATACCGGATGTTCACAGGCATAA
- the glyA gene encoding serine hydroxymethyltransferase, which produces MLAQTNDAFFTRSLADSDPEISGAIEKELGRQRHEIELIASENIVSRAVLEAQGSIMTNKYAEGYPGKRYYGGCQFVDIAEELAIERAKKLFGVNFANVQPNSGSQMNQAVFLALLQPGDTFMGLDLNSGGHLTHGSPVNMSGKWFNVVSYGVREDDHLLDMDDVAEKARRHKPKLIIAGGTAYSRIWDWKRFREIADEIGAWLMVDMAHIAGLVAGGQHPSPFPHCHVATTTTHKSLRGPRGGMVLTNDEEIAKKINSAVFPGLQGGPLMHVIAAKAVAFGEALQPSFKDYAAQIVKNARTLAETLKANGLDIVSGGTDNHLMLVDLRKKNATGKRAEAALGRAFITCNKNGIPFDPEKPFVTSGVRLGAPAGTTRGFKEAEFKEIGELIVEVLDGLKAANSDEGNAAVEAAVREKVVKLTDRFPMYSYM; this is translated from the coding sequence ATGCTTGCACAGACCAACGACGCCTTTTTCACCCGCTCTCTCGCCGATAGCGATCCGGAGATCTCCGGTGCGATCGAGAAGGAGCTCGGTCGCCAGCGCCATGAGATCGAGCTGATCGCTTCCGAAAACATCGTTTCGCGCGCCGTGCTCGAGGCCCAGGGCTCGATCATGACGAACAAATATGCCGAGGGCTATCCGGGCAAGCGCTATTACGGCGGCTGCCAGTTCGTCGACATCGCCGAGGAACTGGCGATCGAGCGCGCCAAGAAGCTCTTCGGTGTCAATTTCGCCAACGTGCAGCCGAATTCGGGCTCACAGATGAACCAGGCGGTGTTCCTGGCGCTGCTGCAGCCGGGCGACACCTTCATGGGTCTCGACCTCAATTCCGGCGGTCACCTGACCCACGGTTCCCCGGTCAACATGTCGGGTAAGTGGTTCAACGTCGTTTCCTACGGGGTGCGTGAAGACGACCATCTGCTCGACATGGATGACGTTGCCGAGAAGGCGCGCAGGCACAAGCCGAAACTGATCATCGCCGGCGGCACCGCCTATTCGCGCATCTGGGACTGGAAGCGCTTCCGCGAAATCGCCGACGAGATCGGCGCCTGGCTGATGGTCGACATGGCGCATATCGCGGGCCTCGTTGCCGGCGGCCAGCATCCTTCGCCGTTCCCCCATTGCCATGTCGCGACGACGACCACGCACAAGTCGTTGCGCGGTCCCCGCGGCGGCATGGTTCTCACCAATGACGAAGAGATTGCCAAGAAGATCAACTCGGCCGTCTTCCCGGGTCTGCAGGGCGGTCCTCTGATGCATGTGATCGCCGCCAAGGCTGTCGCTTTCGGTGAGGCTCTGCAGCCCTCCTTCAAGGATTATGCGGCACAAATCGTCAAGAACGCCCGCACCCTTGCGGAAACGCTGAAGGCCAACGGTCTCGATATTGTCTCGGGCGGTACCGACAACCACCTGATGCTGGTGGATCTGCGCAAGAAGAATGCGACCGGCAAGCGTGCCGAGGCCGCGCTCGGACGCGCCTTCATCACCTGCAACAAGAACGGCATCCCCTTCGATCCGGAAAAGCCCTTCGTCACCTCGGGCGTGCGCCTCGGCGCGCCGGCCGGCACCACGCGCGGCTTCAAGGAAGCGGAATTCAAGGAAATCGGCGAGCTCATCGTCGAAGTCCTCGATGGCCTCAAGGCCGCGAATTCCGACGAGGGCAATGCCGCGGTCGAAGCGGCGGTCCGCGAGAAGGTGGTGAAGCTCACCGATCGCTTCCCCATGTACAGCTACATGTAA
- a CDS encoding MFS transporter — MVTAAVGDIGAVLREARRNVLLLAIAQALLGVVGPISFAVGGVAGHQLLGDDKSLATAPLTAFNIGMALGVVLVAMLSRLTGRRLAFMIGASIAAAGGVIAAAALFRESFWLFAGGLAVLGASNGFTQKLRFAAADASPSFFKPKAISWILGGGIVSAVLGPQIVIFAGDYFAPVWFAGAFVALLPVCLVALFFFAPLRLPDGVPASAARPEAPARPLGEIVGNQRFLTGMVCGISAYALMTFMMTGAPVAMVVGCGFSSDLATLGIQWHVLAMFAPSFVTGWLISRFGAERIVASGFLLLMACAAIAHLGVELWNFWAALVLLGLGWNFAFIGATAIVAQSYRPHEADKVQAFHDIVLFTAVAVSSFASGKVLTAYGWDMLNSVVWPVAGLCLLLLFLLMRASRKTAAA; from the coding sequence ATGGTTACTGCGGCGGTCGGCGACATCGGGGCGGTTCTTCGCGAAGCGCGCCGCAATGTCCTGCTGCTCGCCATTGCCCAGGCGCTTCTGGGCGTCGTGGGGCCGATCAGCTTCGCCGTGGGCGGCGTGGCCGGTCACCAATTGCTCGGCGACGACAAGTCGTTAGCGACCGCGCCTCTGACAGCCTTCAATATCGGCATGGCGCTCGGCGTCGTTCTGGTGGCGATGCTGTCACGCCTTACGGGCAGGCGCTTGGCCTTCATGATCGGCGCCTCAATCGCGGCAGCCGGTGGCGTTATCGCCGCCGCTGCCCTGTTCCGTGAAAGCTTTTGGCTTTTTGCAGGTGGCCTTGCCGTGCTCGGCGCCTCCAACGGCTTCACCCAAAAACTGCGCTTTGCCGCGGCCGATGCGTCGCCGTCCTTCTTCAAGCCCAAGGCAATCTCCTGGATCCTCGGCGGCGGCATCGTCTCGGCGGTTCTCGGACCACAGATCGTCATCTTTGCCGGCGATTATTTTGCGCCCGTCTGGTTTGCCGGCGCCTTCGTTGCCCTCTTGCCCGTCTGCCTTGTCGCACTTTTCTTCTTTGCCCCGCTACGATTGCCCGACGGTGTTCCGGCATCCGCCGCGCGCCCGGAAGCGCCCGCACGGCCGCTGGGCGAGATCGTCGGCAATCAGCGCTTCCTGACCGGCATGGTTTGCGGCATTTCCGCCTATGCGCTGATGACCTTCATGATGACCGGTGCCCCCGTCGCCATGGTCGTCGGCTGCGGGTTCTCGAGCGATCTCGCGACGCTCGGCATCCAGTGGCACGTGCTGGCCATGTTCGCTCCGAGCTTCGTCACGGGCTGGCTGATCAGCCGCTTCGGTGCGGAGCGCATCGTCGCCTCGGGATTTCTGCTGCTGATGGCCTGCGCGGCGATCGCGCATCTTGGCGTCGAGCTCTGGAACTTCTGGGCCGCTCTGGTTCTTCTCGGCCTCGGCTGGAACTTCGCCTTCATCGGTGCAACGGCGATCGTCGCCCAGAGCTACCGGCCTCACGAGGCCGACAAGGTCCAGGCGTTCCACGACATCGTGCTCTTCACTGCCGTTGCCGTTTCGTCCTTCGCCTCCGGCAAGGTGCTGACCGCCTATGGCTGGGACATGCTCAACTCCGTTGTGTGGCCAGTCGCAGGCCTGTGCCTCCTTCTCCTCTTCCTACTGATGCGAGCGAGCAGGAAAACCGCCGCAGCCTGA
- a CDS encoding DUF6163 family protein — MLHDSQHVPKPSLVEILFGWFLRLVSIACFWFALEYWAMLIGFSHGGAGRFDLLPPQWRAAATALAVVYPVAAIGLWLLVSWGPVVWVVAAAIEIAMYESYPGILGARPFLLLLHGSVAVTFVLFRAVLYFQRLRQARKVRVDSP; from the coding sequence ATGCTTCATGATTCTCAGCATGTGCCGAAGCCGTCGCTTGTCGAAATTCTCTTCGGCTGGTTTCTGCGGCTGGTGTCCATCGCCTGTTTCTGGTTCGCGCTCGAATACTGGGCGATGCTGATCGGTTTTTCCCATGGCGGCGCCGGCCGGTTCGATCTCTTGCCGCCTCAATGGCGCGCGGCCGCGACGGCGCTTGCCGTCGTCTACCCGGTTGCGGCGATCGGTCTGTGGCTGCTCGTCTCCTGGGGTCCGGTGGTCTGGGTCGTCGCCGCTGCAATCGAAATCGCGATGTACGAGTCCTATCCGGGCATTCTCGGCGCACGTCCGTTCCTGCTCCTGCTGCACGGGAGCGTCGCCGTCACCTTCGTCCTCTTTCGTGCCGTGCTCTATTTTCAGCGGCTGCGCCAGGCGCGGAAGGTAAGGGTTGATTCACCCTGA
- a CDS encoding riboflavin synthase translates to MFTGIITDIGKVEKVAPLSEGIKLRIASNYDPKTIDMGASIAHAGVCLTVTGLPETGSNERWFEAEAWEEALRLTTIGAWREGTRINLERSLKIGDELGGHIVSGHVDGVAEILAVEPEGDAVRFRLRVPDHLARFVAPKGSVALDGTSLTVNKVDGAEFDVLLIRHSLEVTTWGERKAGDLVNLEVDTMARYAARLAQFPAPKPE, encoded by the coding sequence ATGTTCACAGGCATAATCACCGACATTGGCAAGGTTGAGAAGGTCGCGCCGCTCAGCGAAGGGATCAAGCTTCGCATCGCCAGCAATTACGATCCGAAGACGATCGACATGGGCGCCTCAATCGCCCATGCAGGCGTGTGTCTGACGGTGACGGGGCTGCCGGAGACCGGCAGCAATGAGCGCTGGTTCGAAGCGGAGGCATGGGAGGAGGCGCTGAGGCTCACGACCATCGGCGCCTGGCGAGAGGGCACCCGCATCAATCTCGAACGGTCGCTGAAAATCGGCGACGAGCTTGGTGGCCATATCGTCTCGGGTCACGTAGACGGAGTCGCGGAGATCCTCGCCGTGGAACCGGAAGGCGACGCCGTGCGCTTCCGCCTGCGGGTGCCAGATCATCTCGCCCGTTTCGTCGCTCCGAAGGGGTCAGTGGCGCTCGACGGCACGTCGCTCACCGTCAACAAGGTCGACGGCGCCGAGTTCGATGTGCTTTTGATCCGCCATTCGCTCGAAGTCACCACCTGGGGAGAGCGCAAGGCCGGGGATCTCGTTAATCTCGAAGTCGACACGATGGCGCGCTATGCGGCGCGACTGGCGCAGTTTCCCGCTCCGAAGCCGGAGTGA
- the nrdR gene encoding transcriptional regulator NrdR — protein sequence MRCPYCGSEDSQVKDSRPAEDGNAIRRRRICPDCGGRFTTFERVQLRELMIIKKTGRKVPFDRDKLLRSFEIALRKRPVDRDRIERAVSGIVRRLESSGETEIHSEEIGLQVLEALKSLDDVAFVRYASVYRDFSHADDFEKVIAEISAKIARDPGE from the coding sequence ATGCGCTGCCCCTATTGTGGTTCTGAAGACAGCCAGGTGAAGGATTCCCGTCCAGCCGAGGACGGGAACGCCATTCGCCGTCGCCGCATCTGCCCGGACTGCGGCGGCCGGTTCACGACTTTCGAGAGGGTGCAGCTGCGTGAGCTGATGATCATCAAGAAGACCGGCCGAAAGGTGCCTTTCGACCGGGACAAGCTGTTGCGATCCTTCGAGATCGCGCTCAGGAAACGCCCGGTCGACCGTGATCGGATCGAGCGGGCAGTCTCCGGCATCGTCCGCCGCCTGGAGAGCTCCGGAGAGACGGAGATCCACTCGGAGGAAATCGGCCTCCAGGTGCTCGAGGCGCTGAAGAGTCTCGACGACGTCGCCTTCGTCCGCTACGCCTCCGTCTATCGCGATTTCTCCCACGCCGACGATTTCGAGAAGGTGATCGCCGAAATCAGCGCCAAGATCGCGCGCGATCCCGGAGAATAG
- a CDS encoding L,D-transpeptidase family protein: MSKKNGIDANSRRAFLRSAAAFGAAAWAGSAYAQTALDELINSPRRGSWDDQFDAKASRTATAVLSNTPVFGPETIAHVQQAIFDYQQIVAAGGWPMVTAPSTVRLELGVNDPAVQQLRQRLMVSGDLPRAAGISSAFDSYVDGAVKRFQARHGLPTDGVIGEFTLKALNVDAATRLAQLETNLVRLQSMSGDLGRRYVMVNIPAAYIEAVENGRVVLRHTAIVGKIDRQSPILNSKIYEVILNPYWTAPRSIVQKDIMPLMRKDPTYLERNAIRLFDASGNEVSPETVDWNAEKAPNLMFRQDPGKINAMSSTKINFHNEHAVYMHDTPQQGLFNKLMRFESSGCVRVQNVRDLSTWLLKETPGWSRQQIEATIKSGVNTPIELAEEVPVYFTYVTAWSAKDRVVQFRDDIYQRDGAAELALQTTTGIEQSAGPIDADALPQ, encoded by the coding sequence ATGTCGAAAAAGAACGGAATTGATGCTAACTCGCGTCGCGCATTTCTGCGCTCGGCCGCAGCGTTTGGCGCCGCGGCATGGGCCGGGTCTGCGTATGCTCAGACGGCGCTGGATGAGCTCATCAATTCGCCGCGTCGCGGCTCCTGGGACGACCAGTTCGACGCAAAGGCCTCGCGCACCGCAACGGCAGTCCTCTCCAACACGCCGGTCTTCGGACCCGAGACGATCGCGCATGTGCAGCAGGCGATTTTCGACTACCAGCAGATCGTCGCCGCCGGCGGATGGCCGATGGTAACGGCGCCATCGACCGTGCGGCTGGAACTCGGGGTGAACGACCCAGCCGTCCAGCAGTTGCGTCAACGGCTGATGGTCTCCGGCGACCTGCCTCGCGCGGCCGGCATTTCCTCCGCCTTCGATTCCTATGTCGACGGCGCGGTCAAGCGATTCCAGGCCCGCCACGGGCTGCCGACGGACGGCGTGATCGGCGAGTTCACGCTGAAGGCGCTCAATGTCGACGCCGCCACCCGACTGGCTCAGCTCGAAACCAACCTCGTGCGGTTGCAGTCGATGTCCGGCGATCTCGGCCGCCGCTATGTCATGGTCAACATTCCCGCAGCCTATATCGAGGCGGTCGAGAACGGTCGCGTCGTGCTGCGCCACACCGCCATTGTCGGCAAGATCGACCGCCAGTCGCCGATCCTCAACTCCAAGATCTACGAGGTCATCCTCAATCCCTATTGGACCGCGCCGCGCTCGATCGTTCAGAAGGACATCATGCCGCTGATGCGCAAGGACCCGACCTATCTGGAGCGCAACGCCATCCGCCTCTTCGATGCCAGCGGCAACGAAGTTTCGCCAGAAACGGTGGACTGGAATGCGGAAAAGGCGCCGAACCTGATGTTCCGGCAGGATCCGGGCAAGATCAATGCGATGTCCTCGACGAAGATCAACTTCCACAACGAGCACGCGGTCTACATGCACGACACCCCGCAGCAGGGCCTGTTCAACAAGCTGATGCGCTTCGAATCCTCCGGCTGCGTACGCGTGCAGAACGTGCGTGACCTTTCGACCTGGCTGCTCAAGGAGACGCCCGGCTGGTCGCGCCAGCAGATCGAGGCGACGATCAAGTCGGGAGTCAACACGCCGATCGAGCTCGCCGAAGAGGTGCCGGTCTATTTCACTTACGTCACCGCATGGTCGGCGAAGGATCGCGTAGTCCAGTTCCGCGACGATATCTACCAGCGCGACGGCGCGGCCGAACTCGCGCTGCAGACCACGACCGGAATCGAGCAATCGGCCGGACCGATCGACGCCGACGCCCTGCCGCAATAA
- the nusB gene encoding transcription antitermination factor NusB: MTNTPSDQPLKQVNQRGAARLAAVQALYQMDIGGTGVLEIVAEFEAHRLGRELDGDTYLKADPSWFRSIVSGVVRDQRKLDPLIGSALQDDWALSRLDSTVRAILRAGTFELLERKDVPIPVIVTEYVEIAKAFFEEEEPKLVNAVLDRIAKQVRGERRK; encoded by the coding sequence GTGACGAATACCCCCTCGGATCAACCGCTGAAGCAGGTTAATCAGCGTGGTGCTGCCCGCCTTGCGGCCGTGCAGGCGCTTTACCAGATGGATATCGGCGGAACCGGCGTACTGGAGATCGTCGCCGAATTCGAGGCGCATCGTCTCGGCAGGGAGCTCGACGGCGACACCTATCTGAAGGCGGACCCGTCCTGGTTCCGCTCGATCGTTTCCGGCGTCGTGCGCGACCAGCGCAAGCTCGATCCGCTGATCGGCTCCGCCCTGCAGGACGATTGGGCGCTCTCCCGGCTCGATTCCACCGTCCGTGCCATCCTGCGCGCCGGCACTTTCGAGCTCCTGGAGCGCAAGGACGTGCCGATTCCGGTGATCGTCACCGAATATGTCGAGATCGCCAAAGCCTTCTTCGAGGAGGAGGAGCCGAAGCTCGTCAACGCCGTCCTGGACCGGATCGCCAAGCAGGTCCGCGGCGAGCGTCGGAAGTAA
- the ribH gene encoding 6,7-dimethyl-8-ribityllumazine synthase, with the protein MAKTEPLRILIVEARFYDDMADAMLDGAKHALDAAGATYDIVTVPGALEVPAAIAMALDAADEGGTDYDGFVALGMVIRGETYHFDIVANESARALMDLAVSESLALGNGILTVDSEEQAWARARRSEGDKGGFAARAALTMIELKNKLGAEK; encoded by the coding sequence ATGGCGAAGACCGAGCCTCTCCGCATCCTGATTGTGGAAGCGCGCTTCTATGACGATATGGCCGATGCGATGCTCGACGGAGCGAAACACGCGCTCGATGCGGCCGGCGCTACCTACGACATCGTTACGGTACCGGGAGCCCTGGAAGTTCCCGCGGCGATCGCCATGGCGCTCGATGCAGCGGACGAAGGCGGCACTGACTATGACGGCTTCGTCGCGCTCGGCATGGTGATCCGCGGTGAAACCTATCATTTCGATATTGTGGCCAACGAGTCCGCCCGCGCATTGATGGATCTCGCCGTCAGCGAAAGCCTGGCGCTCGGCAATGGTATCCTGACTGTCGACAGCGAGGAACAGGCATGGGCGCGTGCCCGCAGGTCGGAGGGCGACAAGGGTGGTTTTGCCGCGCGCGCCGCCCTGACCATGATCGAACTGAAGAACAAGTTAGGCGCAGAAAAGTGA
- a CDS encoding GNAT family N-acetyltransferase, translated as MHRVPVIETERLLLRPYRRDDFPLYCALFADEEVTRYVGGAPYTREQSWTRFLRQVGMWHYFGFGFFAIQEKESGAFVGEAGFHDAHRQITPSLDGTMEMGWAISPKSHGRGLATEAVAAALAWGDRVFPGLRKTCIIEPGNQASIRVALKHGFTEFWRTNYHGRPMIMFERRSANIA; from the coding sequence ATGCACCGCGTTCCCGTCATCGAGACCGAGCGGCTTCTTCTGCGCCCCTATCGGCGAGACGACTTCCCCCTCTACTGTGCACTCTTCGCGGACGAAGAGGTGACCCGCTATGTGGGCGGGGCGCCCTATACGCGGGAACAATCCTGGACGCGCTTCCTGCGCCAGGTCGGCATGTGGCATTATTTCGGTTTCGGTTTTTTCGCGATCCAGGAGAAGGAAAGCGGCGCATTCGTCGGCGAGGCGGGCTTTCACGATGCTCATCGCCAGATCACGCCTTCGCTCGATGGAACGATGGAAATGGGATGGGCAATCTCGCCGAAAAGCCATGGTCGCGGCCTTGCGACGGAAGCGGTCGCCGCCGCTCTCGCCTGGGGCGACCGCGTCTTTCCTGGCCTGAGAAAGACCTGCATCATCGAACCGGGCAACCAGGCTTCGATCCGGGTCGCGCTGAAGCACGGCTTCACGGAATTCTGGCGCACGAATTATCACGGGAGGCCGATGATCATGTTCGAAAGACGTTCGGCTAATATCGCCTGA
- the ldtR gene encoding transcriptional regulator LdtR — protein MNTKMKPQAAAPQYTQGNLQEETIRGLYLESLHLVERLHRRLLDVIKDEFDRQGRSDVNAVQALLLFNIGNSELTAGELRSRGYYLGSNVSYNVKKLVDLGLINHQRSRVDRRSVRISLTEEGQEIAETVARLYERHIVSIDKVGGIGSEEFTQMNKLLQRLDRFWNDSIMYRL, from the coding sequence ATGAACACGAAAATGAAGCCGCAGGCCGCAGCGCCCCAATACACCCAAGGTAATCTCCAGGAAGAGACGATCCGTGGTCTCTATCTCGAATCCCTTCACCTCGTCGAGCGTTTGCATCGGCGCCTGCTGGACGTCATCAAAGACGAATTCGACCGTCAGGGCCGCAGCGACGTCAATGCCGTCCAGGCGCTCTTGCTCTTCAACATCGGCAACTCCGAACTGACCGCCGGCGAGCTTCGCTCACGGGGTTACTATCTCGGCTCGAACGTTTCCTACAATGTCAAGAAGCTGGTCGATCTCGGTCTAATAAACCACCAACGCTCCCGCGTCGATCGCCGTTCGGTTCGCATCAGCCTGACCGAGGAAGGCCAGGAGATCGCCGAAACGGTCGCCAGGCTCTATGAGCGCCACATCGTCTCGATCGACAAGGTCGGCGGCATCGGCTCCGAGGAGTTCACGCAGATGAACAAGCTCTTGCAGCGCCTCGATCGCTTTTGGAACGACAGCATCATGTATCGCCTTTAG